A genomic stretch from Desulfolutivibrio sulfodismutans DSM 3696 includes:
- a CDS encoding sirohydrochlorin cobaltochelatase: protein MTRKTAAADDTDIPTHGHGPVTQPQAHDLGHEHAPAYGHEHEHDGAEGGNEPAHAHDHDHGTGHEPDHAHGHGHDHAHENEHGHEHGHEHGHEHQHEHGDAHDHAHGHGHGHHHARPRPRRDGILLAAFGAALPEAQTGYELFAAEVRERFPDHALHWAFTAHKVRRKLAARGMRRDSVAEALSRLHDQGVTHLAVQSLHTVPGVEYHWTRDQAMVYRHPRKGFLEVGMGGPLLTSETDLDRVRRGLASYIPAERRPDEAVVLVAHGTYHQGHQRYLDWEAGARTQDPLLFLGALMGRPGSAEIIGRLRQSGARRVWLVPFMSVPGHHVQVDVYGAGPRSWKGLLESAGFQVMAKLTGTLLHAPFRAVWMEHLEAAVASLAKEEPVGANGV from the coding sequence ATGACGCGAAAAACCGCTGCGGCGGACGACACCGACATCCCGACCCACGGCCACGGACCCGTCACCCAGCCCCAGGCGCACGACCTTGGGCATGAACATGCGCCCGCGTATGGACATGAACATGAACACGATGGGGCCGAAGGTGGAAACGAACCTGCCCACGCGCATGACCACGACCACGGGACTGGACATGAGCCCGATCATGCACACGGCCACGGACACGACCATGCCCATGAAAACGAACACGGGCATGAGCATGGCCATGAGCACGGACATGAGCACCAGCACGAGCATGGGGACGCGCATGATCACGCTCACGGGCATGGCCACGGCCATCACCACGCCCGGCCCCGCCCGCGCCGGGACGGCATCCTGCTGGCCGCCTTCGGCGCGGCCCTGCCCGAGGCCCAGACCGGCTACGAACTGTTCGCCGCCGAGGTCCGCGAACGCTTCCCGGACCATGCCCTGCACTGGGCCTTCACGGCCCACAAGGTACGCCGCAAGCTGGCCGCGCGCGGGATGCGCCGCGACTCCGTGGCCGAGGCCCTGTCCAGGCTGCACGACCAGGGCGTGACGCATCTGGCGGTGCAGTCCCTGCACACGGTTCCCGGCGTGGAATACCACTGGACCCGGGACCAGGCCATGGTCTACCGCCATCCGCGCAAGGGATTTTTGGAGGTGGGCATGGGCGGCCCCCTGCTGACCAGCGAGACGGACCTCGACCGCGTCCGCCGGGGCCTTGCCTCCTACATCCCCGCCGAACGCCGCCCGGACGAGGCCGTGGTCCTGGTGGCCCACGGAACCTACCACCAGGGGCACCAACGCTACCTCGACTGGGAGGCCGGGGCCAGAACGCAGGATCCATTGCTTTTTCTGGGGGCGCTCATGGGACGGCCCGGGAGCGCGGAGATCATCGGCCGTCTGCGGCAAAGCGGCGCGCGCCGGGTCTGGCTCGTGCCGTTTATGAGCGTGCCGGGACACCACGTCCAGGTGGACGTCTACGGCGCAGGGCCAAGGTCATGGAAAGGGCTGCTGGAGTCGGCCGGGTTCCAGGTCATGGCCAAGCTAACCGGAACCCTTTTGCACGCGCCGTTTCGCGCGGTCTGGATGGAGCATCTTGAGGCCGCAGTTGCGTCATTGGCGAAAGAGGAACCTGTGGGAGCGAACGGCGTCTAA
- a CDS encoding transporter substrate-binding domain-containing protein, translating to MGIAARRRDVFCSLWAFVWFLVPSQAFALEFTEQESRYIREHGTVTMCVDPDWTPFESINEKGEHQGIAADLVRLVAERTGLRFELVPTASWDESLAASKDGRCKILSFLNKTPQREKWLIFTTPIFSDINVFITREEHPFISDPGKLVGESIVFPRGTSMEELVRRDYPNLSILVTETENEAVGMVSAKKADMTMRSLIVAAYTIKKEGLFNLKIAGQLPYYSNNLCIGVADNDQTLRGILNKGISTITKAERAGIENRHVSINVQAVTDYRFILEVLGAVLVLAFLGGLWAYKVKKLNTALTREIERRKELERMRDDVEQIIRHDLVTPLTGIISIPELLQDQDNLTQDQRELLHHVAYSGKRMLGMIRMTSDLARMEKGTYAVAMRDCDFMDIIKGVRTNLAGTFEVKNVGFELRLDGRPAGPGDRLPLRGDEFLLTGLFENLIKNACEASPPGGVVSVDIDTGALTFFIRNAGETPKEIVGRFFEKYVTSGKKYGTGLGTYSARTMARALGGDVELDASVPGRTTLVVRLPESGAA from the coding sequence ATGGGCATTGCTGCAAGAAGGCGGGACGTATTCTGTTCCCTGTGGGCCTTCGTTTGGTTTCTGGTCCCGTCGCAGGCGTTCGCCCTGGAATTCACCGAGCAGGAGTCGCGCTACATCCGGGAGCACGGCACGGTCACCATGTGTGTGGACCCGGACTGGACGCCCTTCGAGAGCATCAACGAAAAGGGCGAACACCAGGGCATCGCCGCCGACCTGGTGCGGCTTGTGGCCGAGCGCACCGGGCTTCGCTTCGAGTTGGTGCCCACCGCCTCCTGGGACGAAAGCCTGGCGGCCTCCAAGGACGGCCGCTGCAAGATCTTGAGCTTTCTCAACAAAACCCCGCAGCGGGAAAAATGGCTCATCTTCACCACGCCGATTTTTAGCGACATCAACGTGTTCATCACCCGCGAGGAGCACCCCTTCATCTCCGACCCGGGCAAGCTGGTGGGGGAAAGCATCGTGTTTCCGCGCGGCACCTCCATGGAAGAGCTGGTCCGGCGCGATTATCCCAACCTTTCGATCCTGGTCACGGAAACGGAGAACGAGGCCGTGGGCATGGTCTCCGCCAAAAAGGCGGACATGACCATGCGTTCGCTGATCGTCGCGGCCTATACGATCAAGAAGGAAGGGCTTTTCAACCTCAAGATCGCCGGGCAACTGCCCTATTATTCCAACAACCTGTGCATCGGCGTCGCCGACAACGACCAGACCCTGCGCGGCATCCTCAACAAAGGCATCAGCACCATCACCAAGGCCGAGCGGGCCGGGATCGAGAACCGGCATGTGTCCATCAACGTCCAGGCCGTGACGGACTACAGGTTCATCCTGGAGGTATTGGGCGCGGTCCTGGTTCTGGCGTTCCTGGGGGGGCTTTGGGCCTACAAGGTCAAAAAGCTCAACACGGCGCTGACCCGGGAGATCGAGCGGCGCAAGGAGCTTGAGCGGATGCGCGACGACGTGGAGCAGATCATCCGCCATGACCTGGTCACGCCGCTGACGGGCATCATCAGCATCCCGGAGTTGTTGCAAGATCAGGACAACCTGACCCAGGACCAGCGGGAGCTCTTGCACCATGTCGCCTATTCCGGAAAGCGCATGCTCGGCATGATCCGGATGACGTCCGATCTGGCCCGGATGGAGAAGGGAACCTACGCCGTCGCCATGCGGGACTGCGACTTCATGGACATCATCAAGGGAGTCCGCACCAATCTGGCCGGGACGTTCGAGGTCAAAAACGTGGGCTTCGAACTGCGCCTGGACGGGCGTCCGGCCGGTCCGGGGGACCGGCTGCCGCTTCGCGGCGACGAGTTCCTGCTGACGGGACTTTTCGAAAACCTGATCAAAAACGCCTGCGAGGCCTCGCCCCCGGGCGGGGTGGTGTCGGTGGACATCGACACCGGGGCGCTGACGTTTTTCATCCGCAATGCGGGCGAGACGCCCAAAGAGATCGTGGGGCGGTTTTTCGAGAAATACGTCACCAGCGGCAAAAAATACGGCACGGGGCTTGGGACGTATTCGGCCCGGACCATGGCCCGGGCCCTGGGCGGCGACGTGGAGTTGGACGCCTCGGTCCCGGGCCGGACCACGCTTGTGGTGCGGCTGCCGGAGAGCGGGGCGGCGTAG
- a CDS encoding DUF488 domain-containing protein → MSQISLYTIGFTKKKAKEFFGRIRAAGISRVIDVRLNNVSQLAGFAKRDDLVFFLQEICGCGYEHRPEWAPTQDVLDAYRGKSMDWPGYERRFNELLEFRRIEGSIQRDALHMACLLCSEATPECCHRRLVAQYLQAKLGNMQITHL, encoded by the coding sequence ATGAGCCAAATATCCCTTTATACCATTGGTTTTACGAAAAAAAAGGCCAAGGAATTTTTCGGGAGAATTCGCGCCGCCGGGATTTCCCGGGTGATCGACGTGCGCCTGAACAACGTGTCCCAACTGGCGGGATTCGCCAAACGGGACGATCTTGTCTTTTTTCTGCAAGAGATATGCGGATGCGGATACGAGCATCGGCCCGAGTGGGCGCCGACCCAGGACGTGCTAGACGCATACCGGGGCAAATCCATGGACTGGCCGGGATATGAACGCCGCTTCAACGAACTGCTTGAGTTCAGACGGATAGAGGGGAGCATCCAACGGGATGCCTTGCATATGGCCTGTCTGCTGTGCAGCGAGGCCACGCCGGAATGCTGCCATCGACGCCTCGTCGCGCAATATTTGCAAGCGAAATTGGGGAATATGCAGATCACGCACCTGTGA
- a CDS encoding DUF488 domain-containing protein, with amino-acid sequence MLYTIGYTSYDVPGLIAVVQKLGITAIADVRSMPYSALHPEYNRDKLKEILRNSGVQYVFLGDLVGARYDDPDVYDGNAVDYARVSRLPTFRKGLERIVDGATRHVIALMCAEKDPVTCHRMILICRNMRNELSIRHILADGKVESHEHAELRLMRLFGLDRLDLLGRSEQERLEDAYQRQGKLIAYKADAPDAAHRQAV; translated from the coding sequence ATGCTCTATACCATAGGATATACGTCGTATGACGTCCCAGGACTCATTGCCGTGGTGCAAAAGCTCGGGATCACGGCCATAGCCGACGTACGATCCATGCCGTACAGCGCCCTGCATCCGGAGTACAACAGGGACAAGCTCAAGGAGATCTTGCGGAATTCCGGCGTCCAGTATGTCTTTCTTGGCGATCTGGTCGGGGCCAGGTATGACGATCCGGACGTTTACGACGGGAATGCGGTCGATTACGCCCGTGTTTCGCGGTTGCCGACCTTTCGCAAGGGCCTGGAACGCATCGTTGACGGCGCCACACGGCATGTCATTGCGCTTATGTGCGCGGAAAAGGATCCCGTGACCTGCCACAGAATGATATTGATATGCCGAAATATGCGGAACGAACTGTCCATACGCCACATTCTTGCTGACGGGAAAGTGGAATCTCATGAGCATGCGGAACTCCGGTTGATGCGTCTTTTCGGACTGGACAGGCTGGACCTGCTGGGACGCTCGGAACAGGAGCGGCTTGAAGACGCCTACCAGCGGCAGGGCAAACTGATCGCGTACAAGGCCGATGCGCCGGATGCCGCCCACAGGCAGGCCGTATGA
- a CDS encoding methyl-accepting chemotaxis protein gives MKFGNLRIGLRLLIGFASVIVIFSIVAWTQIATMMDLGDLQDDGAKRAQDAQFIGEVDSRLEALYGIIADAVINGDLDNSAKDLAEAKAQQTKDISRLREMVDTPEEKRRLAEFEALYAQYFAAMETKMLPLLRKEGSSINAGIKAIDAEIDDLKTKAMSNIDAILESFIKESQDADTQFDAVRTTSIKMAVAFSAVALLVGIVAGVVVTLSITRPLAKGVTFATDVADGKLDSTLSVDQKDEIGVLAQALRTMVASLKKLLGEAKSQADMAVQKTREAETAMQEATAAKEQAERAKAEGMLQAAHQLEDVVEVVTSASEELSAQIEQSSRGSEEQTHRVGETATAMEEMNATVMEVAKNASQAAETADKAKHKAEDGSQVVTLVVKGIGEVQDAALSLKTDMTSLGKQAESIGQILNVISDIADQTNLLALNAAIEAARAGEAGRGFAVVADEVRKLAEKTQSATKEVGDAIRGIQNGARTNIANVEQAVQKIDAATTLAGKSGEALAEIVTLVDLTTDQVRSIASASEEQSAASEEINRSIEDINRITSETSDAMQQSAQAVSELARQSMTLKGLIDRMKEDGGEVAQIAGPSRGPARRALA, from the coding sequence GAAATTCGGCAACCTGCGTATCGGCCTCCGCCTTTTGATCGGCTTTGCGTCCGTGATCGTCATCTTTTCCATTGTCGCCTGGACACAGATCGCCACGATGATGGATTTGGGAGACCTCCAGGACGACGGGGCGAAACGCGCCCAGGACGCCCAGTTCATCGGAGAGGTCGACTCGCGCCTGGAGGCCCTCTACGGGATCATCGCCGACGCGGTGATCAACGGGGATCTGGACAACTCCGCCAAAGACCTGGCCGAGGCCAAGGCCCAGCAGACCAAGGACATTTCCCGGCTCCGGGAGATGGTGGACACCCCGGAGGAAAAACGCAGGCTGGCCGAATTTGAAGCCCTCTATGCCCAATACTTCGCCGCAATGGAAACGAAGATGCTCCCGCTTTTGCGCAAGGAAGGATCGTCGATCAACGCCGGAATCAAGGCTATCGACGCCGAGATCGACGATCTCAAGACCAAGGCCATGAGCAACATCGACGCCATTTTGGAAAGCTTCATCAAGGAAAGCCAGGACGCCGACACCCAATTCGACGCCGTGCGCACCACAAGCATCAAGATGGCCGTCGCCTTCTCCGCCGTGGCGCTTCTGGTCGGCATCGTCGCCGGGGTAGTCGTCACCCTGTCCATCACCCGCCCCCTGGCCAAGGGCGTCACCTTCGCCACGGACGTTGCGGACGGCAAGCTCGACAGCACCCTGTCCGTGGACCAAAAAGACGAGATCGGCGTGTTGGCCCAGGCCCTGCGCACGATGGTCGCGAGCCTGAAGAAACTTCTCGGCGAGGCGAAGTCCCAGGCCGACATGGCCGTGCAAAAGACCCGGGAGGCCGAGACGGCCATGCAGGAGGCCACAGCCGCCAAGGAACAGGCGGAACGGGCCAAGGCCGAGGGCATGCTCCAGGCGGCGCACCAGCTTGAAGATGTCGTCGAGGTCGTGACCTCGGCCTCGGAAGAACTGTCCGCCCAGATCGAGCAATCCAGCCGGGGTTCGGAAGAGCAGACCCACCGGGTGGGCGAGACGGCCACGGCCATGGAGGAGATGAACGCCACGGTCATGGAGGTCGCCAAAAACGCCTCCCAGGCCGCCGAGACGGCCGACAAGGCCAAGCACAAGGCCGAGGACGGCTCCCAGGTCGTCACCCTCGTGGTCAAGGGCATCGGCGAGGTGCAGGATGCGGCGCTGTCGCTCAAAACCGACATGACCTCCCTTGGCAAACAGGCGGAGAGCATTGGCCAGATTCTCAACGTCATCTCGGACATTGCCGACCAGACCAACCTGCTGGCCTTAAACGCCGCCATCGAGGCGGCCCGGGCGGGCGAGGCCGGCCGGGGCTTTGCCGTGGTCGCCGACGAGGTCAGAAAACTCGCCGAAAAGACCCAGTCCGCCACCAAGGAGGTCGGGGACGCCATTCGCGGCATCCAAAACGGCGCCCGCACGAACATCGCCAACGTGGAGCAGGCCGTCCAGAAGATCGACGCGGCCACGACCCTGGCCGGAAAGTCCGGCGAGGCCCTGGCCGAGATCGTGACATTGGTGGATCTGACCACGGATCAGGTGCGCTCCATCGCCAGCGCCTCCGAAGAGCAATCCGCCGCCAGCGAGGAGATCAACCGGAGCATTGAAGACATCAACCGGATCACGTCGGAAACCAGCGACGCCATGCAGCAGTCCGCCCAGGCCGTCAGCGAACTGGCCCGGCAGTCCATGACGCTCAAGGGGCTGATCGACCGGATGAAGGAGGACGGCGGCGAGGTGGCGCAGATTGCGGGCCCAAGCCGCGGCCCGGCGCGCCGGGCCCTGGCATAG